A region of Anolis sagrei isolate rAnoSag1 chromosome 2, rAnoSag1.mat, whole genome shotgun sequence DNA encodes the following proteins:
- the SPRY4 gene encoding protein sprouty homolog 4, translating into MEPRMPHNLTMVPNATIAQPLLDSRIPYSRLQHPLTILPIDQMKTTHIENDYIDNPALAQLAAQKHPLGHHEAPHPPRCEPDVTHPWISFSGRPSSISSSSSTSSDQRLLDHMVPAPVVEQSSSSSSSPRPIRIQPKAMNLKPIDLKGLPASPELDKHFLLCEACGKCKCKECALPRTLPSCWVCNQACLCSAQNLVNYSTCMCLVKGVFYHCTNEDDEGSCADHPCSCSHSNCCARWSFMGALSLLFPCLLCYLPATGCVKLSQRCYDQASRPGCRCKNTNSVICKASPDRKVGSRPEKPF; encoded by the coding sequence ATGGAGCCTCGGATGCCGCACAATCTCACCATGGTTCCCAATGCCACCATAGCGCAACCACTCCTGGACAGCCGGATCCCCTACAGTAGGCTCCAGCATCCCTTGACCATCCTACCAATCGACCAAATGAAGACCACACACATTGAGAATGACTACATTGACAATCCTGCCCTGGCCCAGCTGGCTGCTCAGAAACACCCCCTGGGCCACCATGAAGCCCCCCACCCACCACGGTGTGAGCCAGATGTCACTCACCCATGGATCTCTTTCAGTGGGCGACCCAGctccatcagcagcagcagcagtacatCTTCAGATCAGAGACTTCTGGATCACATGGTGCCAGCTCCAGTGGTAGAGCAGTCctcatcttcatcttcctccCCAAGGCCTATCAGGATACAGCCCAAGGCCATGAACTTAAAGCCCATTGATCTGAAGGGGCTGCCTGCTTCTCCAGAACTAGACAAGCACTTCCTGCTGTGTGAAGCCTGTGGGAAGTGCAAGTGCAAGGAGTGTGCCCTGCCCAGGACTCTGCCCTCCTGCTGGGTCTGCAACCAGGCCTGCCTGTGCTCAGCCCAGAACCTGGTCAATTACTCCACTTGCATGTGCCTGGTCAAGGGCGTCTTCTACCACTGCACCAATGAGGACGATGAGGGCTCCTGTGCCGACCACCCTTGCTCCTGTTCCCACTCGAACTGCTGTGCCCGCTGGTCCTTCATGGGTGCCCTCTCCCTACTCTTCCCATGTTTGCTCTGTTATCTACCAGCCACTGGCTGCGTGAAGCTGTCCCAGCGCTGCTATGACCAAGCAAGCCGGCCCGGGTGCCGGTGTAAAAACACAAACAGTGTGATTTGTAAAGCCTCCCCTGACCGGAAAGTTGGCAGCAGGCCTGAGAAGCCATTTTGA